One genomic segment of Amycolatopsis sp. WQ 127309 includes these proteins:
- a CDS encoding alpha/beta fold hydrolase: protein MARAQANGLELEYGTFGDPAAPPLVLVMGLGAQMITWDDGFCELLASRGFFVVRYDNRDVGLSTYFDELPPPDLGALFAGDRSSAPYLLADLADDAVGLFDALGIAKAHVVGASMGGMIVQQLAIDHPDRLLSVTSIMSTTGDPAVGQAEPWALAVLTRPPATTREQALADSVEGYRRLGSPGYPDDDAFLLAKATMRFDRARHPEGTLRHAAAVMASGDRTSGLHSVELPALVVHGDADPLIDVSGGKATAAAIPGAELLVIPGMGHNLPRAVWPEVADAIGRVTGQ, encoded by the coding sequence ATGGCACGCGCACAGGCCAACGGTCTCGAACTCGAGTACGGCACCTTCGGCGATCCGGCCGCTCCGCCCCTGGTCCTGGTGATGGGCCTCGGGGCCCAGATGATCACCTGGGACGACGGTTTCTGCGAACTGCTCGCGAGCCGCGGGTTCTTCGTGGTGCGCTACGACAACCGGGACGTCGGGCTCTCGACGTACTTCGACGAGCTGCCGCCGCCGGATCTGGGCGCGCTCTTCGCCGGCGACCGGTCGAGCGCGCCGTACCTGCTGGCCGACCTGGCCGACGACGCCGTCGGGCTGTTCGACGCGCTCGGCATCGCGAAAGCGCACGTCGTGGGCGCGTCGATGGGCGGGATGATCGTGCAGCAGCTGGCGATCGACCACCCGGACCGGCTGCTGAGCGTCACGTCGATCATGTCGACCACGGGCGATCCGGCGGTCGGGCAGGCCGAGCCGTGGGCGCTGGCGGTGCTGACGCGGCCGCCGGCCACCACGCGCGAGCAGGCGCTGGCCGACAGCGTCGAGGGCTACCGGCGGCTCGGCTCCCCCGGTTACCCGGACGACGACGCGTTCCTGCTGGCCAAGGCCACGATGCGCTTCGACCGCGCCCGCCACCCGGAGGGCACGCTGCGCCACGCCGCGGCGGTGATGGCGTCGGGCGACCGCACGTCCGGGCTGCACTCCGTCGAGCTGCCGGCGTTGGTCGTCCACGGCGACGCCGACCCCCTGATCGACGTGAGCGGCGGCAAGGCGACGGCGGCGGCGATCCCGGGCGCGGAACTGCTGGTCATCCCGGGCATGGGCCACAACCTGCCGCGCGCGGTCTGGCCGGAGGTCGCCGACGCGATCGGGCGCGTGACGGGTCAATAG
- a CDS encoding acetyl-CoA C-acyltransferase — protein MTASVLLTVRTPRGKASPRGGLASVPPLSLVTSLLDALVARGLDPAVVDQVILGCASQTGEQGANLARTAVLAADWPVSVAGMTVNRFCSSGLDAVAVGAALIHAGEAEVVVAGGVESVSRVPMFTDGGPLWTEERFGAGNMGIAADLVAADEGFTRPELDAYGLRTQQLAAAAWKDGRYEESLVPVAGLAHDEHVRPATSAEALAELPSSFGGLHTRGTSPSLADGAGLVLLASPEAAARLGLAPRANVLGSVTAGSDPIRMLLSGQLAVSRLLDRHGVRPSEVDVVEFAEAFAALCLKIRRDLGFGDDVFNVNGGTIAMGHAFGATGAILLAGCVDELTRRGGRYGVTAVSGAAGSGTAVLVERAA, from the coding sequence ATGACGGCGTCGGTGCTGCTGACCGTGCGGACGCCGCGCGGCAAGGCGTCCCCACGTGGCGGGCTGGCCTCGGTGCCGCCGTTGTCGCTGGTCACGTCGCTGTTGGACGCGCTGGTCGCGCGCGGCCTCGATCCCGCGGTGGTCGATCAGGTGATCCTGGGGTGCGCGTCGCAGACCGGCGAGCAGGGCGCGAACCTGGCGCGGACGGCGGTGCTGGCGGCGGACTGGCCGGTGTCGGTGGCCGGGATGACGGTCAACCGGTTCTGCTCGTCCGGTTTGGACGCCGTCGCGGTGGGCGCGGCGCTGATCCACGCGGGCGAGGCGGAAGTCGTGGTGGCGGGCGGGGTCGAGTCGGTTTCGCGCGTCCCGATGTTCACCGACGGCGGTCCACTGTGGACCGAAGAACGGTTCGGCGCGGGCAACATGGGCATCGCGGCCGACCTGGTGGCCGCAGACGAAGGCTTCACGCGCCCGGAACTGGACGCCTACGGTCTCCGGACGCAGCAGCTCGCCGCCGCGGCCTGGAAAGACGGCCGGTACGAGGAGTCGCTCGTCCCGGTCGCCGGGCTGGCGCACGACGAGCACGTCCGGCCGGCGACGTCCGCCGAAGCCCTGGCCGAGCTGCCGTCGTCGTTCGGCGGGCTGCACACGCGCGGGACGTCGCCCTCGCTGGCCGACGGCGCCGGGCTGGTGCTGCTGGCTTCGCCCGAGGCGGCTGCGCGGCTGGGGCTGGCGCCGCGGGCGAACGTCCTCGGCTCGGTGACCGCGGGCAGTGACCCGATCCGGATGCTGCTGTCGGGACAGCTGGCCGTGTCGCGGCTGCTGGACCGGCACGGCGTGCGTCCGTCCGAAGTGGACGTCGTCGAGTTCGCCGAGGCGTTCGCCGCGCTGTGCCTGAAGATCCGGCGTGATCTCGGTTTCGGCGACGACGTCTTCAACGTCAACGGCGGCACGATCGCGATGGGGCACGCGTTCGGTGCCACCGGCGCGATCCTGCTGGCCGGCTGCGTCGACGAGCTGACCCGCCGCGGCGGGCGTTACGGTGTCACGGCGGTCAGCGGCGCCGCGGGATCGGGGACGGCGGTACTCGTGGAGCGTGCGGCGTGA
- a CDS encoding LLM class F420-dependent oxidoreductase — MRLSVSLGLWQDRPPEEALETARAAEAAGYPELWIGEMATWDAFALGTAIGASTSLSLTFGPLAVTVRDPATIAMGVASVAALTGRETGVALGTSSDVVVRGWHGRSRDHAATALEESAVAVRQLLAGAKSAVDGSVVGSRGYRLRLPAPKSPLTIAAFGPRALDVAARHADRMVVNLVSPAAAAALVQGLHAAASRAGTTPPPVAAWVVGALEPSPAAIEQLRRGVVGYLAAPGYADMFRAEGFGDLVDFARTRPHPRELLAAVPVEAIAAVGLLGSRDDIARKIADFAAAGVDELAIVPATSDEDPGGARTLAACRIGVSSFDVEV, encoded by the coding sequence GTGAGGCTTTCGGTGTCGTTGGGGTTGTGGCAGGACCGGCCGCCGGAAGAGGCCCTGGAGACGGCGCGCGCGGCGGAGGCCGCCGGGTACCCGGAACTCTGGATCGGCGAGATGGCGACGTGGGACGCGTTCGCCCTGGGCACGGCGATCGGCGCGTCGACGTCGCTTTCCCTGACCTTCGGGCCGCTCGCGGTGACGGTCCGGGACCCGGCGACGATCGCGATGGGCGTCGCGTCGGTCGCGGCCCTGACCGGCCGCGAGACCGGCGTCGCACTCGGGACGTCCAGCGACGTCGTCGTCCGCGGCTGGCACGGCCGGTCCCGCGACCACGCGGCGACGGCCCTCGAAGAGTCCGCGGTGGCCGTCCGGCAGCTCCTCGCCGGCGCCAAGTCCGCTGTGGACGGCTCGGTCGTCGGCTCGCGGGGCTACCGGCTGCGGCTGCCCGCACCGAAGTCGCCGTTGACGATCGCGGCGTTCGGCCCGCGCGCGCTGGACGTCGCGGCCCGGCACGCCGACCGGATGGTGGTCAACCTGGTCAGCCCGGCGGCCGCGGCCGCCCTGGTGCAGGGCCTGCACGCGGCTGCGTCGCGGGCCGGGACCACGCCGCCGCCGGTGGCCGCGTGGGTCGTCGGGGCATTGGAGCCGTCGCCGGCCGCGATCGAGCAGCTGCGCCGGGGCGTCGTCGGCTACCTGGCGGCGCCGGGCTACGCGGACATGTTCCGCGCGGAGGGCTTCGGCGACCTAGTCGACTTCGCGCGCACCCGCCCGCACCCGCGTGAGCTGCTCGCGGCGGTCCCGGTGGAGGCCATCGCGGCGGTCGGCCTGCTCGGCTCCCGCGACGACATCGCGCGCAAGATCGCCGACTTCGCCGCGGCGGGTGTCGACGAGCTGGCGATCGTGCCCGCGACGAGCGACGAGGACCCCGGCGGGGCCCGGACTCTCGCCGCGTGTCGAATCGGCGTGAGCTCGTTCGACGTAGAGGTATGA
- a CDS encoding TetR/AcrR family transcriptional regulator: MNTEPAPRWRRLEPDERKEQIFACAARLFGDRPYSEVSTSDIAAAAGVARGLINHYFGTKRELYLEIIRRALTVPRLAIEILPEGPLELRADVAIDWFLDMVTSQERMWLAAIAPEGIGRDLEVERILEEADRESADRVLEAVGLSSESEHGRELNALVRAFGGMVKSAGREWLVRGSLTREQVHLLLSKSLVTLVGEIFPAIQQAPPAPRQGDLA; this comes from the coding sequence ATGAACACCGAGCCGGCGCCGCGATGGCGAAGACTGGAACCGGACGAACGGAAGGAACAGATCTTCGCTTGCGCGGCGCGGCTGTTCGGTGACCGCCCCTACTCGGAAGTGTCCACTTCGGACATCGCGGCCGCGGCGGGCGTGGCGCGCGGGCTCATCAACCACTACTTCGGCACCAAACGCGAGCTGTATCTGGAAATCATCCGCCGCGCGCTGACCGTGCCGCGGCTGGCCATCGAGATCCTGCCCGAGGGCCCGCTCGAACTGCGGGCCGACGTCGCGATCGACTGGTTCCTCGACATGGTCACCAGCCAGGAGCGGATGTGGCTGGCCGCGATCGCGCCCGAAGGCATCGGCCGGGACCTCGAAGTGGAGCGCATCCTCGAAGAGGCCGACCGGGAGTCGGCCGATCGCGTGCTCGAAGCCGTCGGCCTGTCCAGCGAGAGCGAGCACGGCCGCGAGCTGAACGCGCTCGTGCGCGCGTTCGGCGGGATGGTGAAGTCGGCCGGGCGGGAGTGGCTGGTGCGCGGTTCGCTGACCCGGGAGCAGGTGCACCTGCTGCTGTCGAAGTCGCTGGTCACTCTGGTCGGCGAGATCTTCCCGGCCATCCAGCAGGCGCCGCCGGCGCCGCGTCAGGGCGACCTCGCCTAG
- a CDS encoding helix-turn-helix domain-containing protein — MTEATAQRVRPAGDPLRRALELVGDQWTLLILQSLFLRFRRYEELRLRLGISPTALSGRLRDMVEAGLLTRVPYRDARRTRHEYRLTERGLELWPLLISIWAWEREWVDGRREVLPTLIHLDCELTTSAPLGCGACGRRVDARDVRAERLDSTGVAAATASKRFRRKDAEGLAGDPLMFFPDTMELLGDRWSTGLLVSALLGARHFSEFERELGIGPSVLSARLSKLVEVGVLRTGTAATRTDARDYRMTAKGLAFFPALAFIAEWSRGFEVTGQEPDITLNHVECGNRLRPMLLCDHCGRPLTRKSVQFGGVPTPKR, encoded by the coding sequence GTGACGGAAGCGACTGCACAGCGGGTGCGCCCAGCGGGCGATCCGCTCCGCAGGGCACTCGAACTGGTCGGTGACCAGTGGACGCTGCTGATCCTGCAGAGCCTCTTCCTGCGCTTCCGGCGGTACGAAGAGCTGCGCCTGCGCCTCGGCATCTCGCCGACCGCGCTTTCCGGGCGCCTGCGCGACATGGTGGAAGCGGGCCTGCTCACGCGCGTGCCGTACCGGGACGCCCGCCGGACCCGGCACGAGTACCGGCTCACCGAGCGGGGCCTCGAGCTGTGGCCGCTGCTGATCTCCATCTGGGCCTGGGAGCGCGAGTGGGTCGACGGCCGCCGCGAGGTGCTGCCGACGCTGATCCACCTCGACTGCGAGCTGACTACATCAGCGCCCCTCGGGTGCGGCGCCTGCGGCCGCCGCGTGGACGCGCGCGACGTCCGCGCCGAACGCCTCGACAGCACCGGCGTCGCCGCCGCGACGGCGTCCAAGCGCTTTCGCCGCAAGGACGCCGAAGGTCTGGCCGGCGACCCGCTGATGTTCTTCCCGGACACGATGGAACTGCTCGGCGACCGCTGGTCGACCGGGCTGCTGGTGTCGGCGCTGCTCGGCGCGCGGCACTTCTCGGAGTTCGAACGCGAGCTGGGCATCGGGCCGAGCGTGCTGTCGGCCCGGCTGAGCAAGCTCGTCGAGGTCGGCGTGCTGCGCACGGGCACGGCGGCCACGCGCACGGACGCGCGTGACTACCGGATGACGGCGAAGGGCCTGGCGTTCTTCCCCGCACTGGCGTTCATCGCCGAGTGGTCGCGCGGGTTCGAGGTCACCGGCCAGGAGCCCGACATCACGCTGAACCACGTCGAATGCGGCAACCGGCTGCGGCCGATGCTCCTGTGCGACCATTGCGGCCGTCCCCTGACCCGCAAGTCGGTGCAGTTCGGCGGAGTACCGACGCCCAAACGGTGA
- a CDS encoding acetyl-CoA acetyltransferase produces MTVFVLGGAQTDFARNFAKEGRGIFEMFAEVVPAALADAGVSAADVGVAHVGNLAAELFTGQAQLGGLLVAAVPELDGVPSTRHEAACASGSTAVLAACADLESGRYDLALVVGVELMRNTDGQRAAEYLGSAAWAGHEAVAAKFPWPALFADVATAYDARYGLDPAHLGQFAEHAFACAARNPLAQARDWQFPAGAFGADDELNPVIEGSLRKQDCGRITDGAAAVLLASPAFAQRLGGDFPRIAGFGHRTAHIGLTEKLATGGEYLFPQLRGAVVDAYRRADVPGPDALDVIELHDCFTITGLVALEHLGVAPPGDGGRFIADGGLDTAGINPSGGLLGLGHPVGATGVRMLHDAARQVTGTAGEAQVDGARTALTLNVGGSFTTVVTTIVTR; encoded by the coding sequence ATGACGGTGTTCGTGCTGGGCGGGGCGCAGACCGACTTCGCGCGCAACTTCGCGAAGGAGGGGCGCGGGATCTTCGAGATGTTCGCCGAGGTCGTGCCGGCGGCGCTCGCCGACGCCGGTGTATCGGCGGCGGACGTCGGCGTCGCGCACGTCGGCAACCTCGCCGCCGAGCTGTTCACCGGGCAGGCCCAGCTCGGCGGCCTGCTGGTGGCGGCCGTCCCGGAGCTGGACGGCGTGCCCAGCACCCGGCACGAAGCCGCGTGCGCGTCCGGCAGCACGGCGGTGCTCGCCGCCTGCGCCGACCTCGAGTCCGGGCGGTACGACCTCGCGCTCGTCGTCGGCGTCGAGCTGATGCGCAACACCGACGGGCAGCGCGCGGCCGAGTACCTCGGGTCCGCCGCGTGGGCCGGGCACGAAGCCGTCGCCGCGAAGTTCCCGTGGCCCGCGCTGTTCGCCGACGTCGCCACCGCCTACGACGCGCGCTACGGCCTCGACCCCGCGCACCTCGGGCAGTTCGCCGAGCACGCTTTCGCTTGCGCGGCAAGGAATCCGCTCGCGCAGGCCCGCGACTGGCAGTTCCCGGCCGGCGCGTTCGGCGCCGACGACGAGCTGAACCCGGTCATCGAAGGCAGCCTGCGCAAGCAGGACTGCGGCCGGATCACCGACGGCGCCGCGGCGGTCCTGCTGGCCTCGCCGGCGTTCGCCCAGCGCCTCGGCGGCGACTTCCCGCGCATCGCCGGGTTCGGCCACCGCACCGCGCACATCGGGCTGACCGAGAAGCTCGCGACGGGCGGCGAGTACCTGTTCCCGCAGCTGCGCGGCGCCGTCGTCGACGCCTACCGGCGCGCGGACGTGCCCGGGCCGGACGCGCTCGACGTCATCGAACTGCACGACTGCTTCACGATCACCGGGCTCGTCGCGCTGGAGCACCTCGGCGTCGCCCCGCCGGGTGACGGCGGGCGGTTCATCGCCGACGGCGGCCTCGACACGGCCGGGATCAACCCGAGCGGCGGCCTGCTCGGGCTCGGCCACCCGGTTGGCGCCACCGGCGTCCGCATGCTGCACGACGCCGCGCGCCAGGTGACCGGCACCGCGGGCGAGGCCCAGGTCGACGGCGCGCGGACGGCGTTGACGCTCAACGTCGGCGGGTCGTTCACCACGGTCGTCACGACCATCGTGACGCGATGA
- a CDS encoding carotenoid oxygenase family protein yields MTSTSEQPLMVARTADGDEANPYLLGVYAPVGTEIDAEDLQVIGEIPKDLNGVYLRNGPNPRFAPEGRYHWFDGDGMIHAVHLENGKARYRNRWVRTKAFEAESEAGKGLWTGVMENPKGNPFGNGHGLGLKDNANTDVVFHRGRILATWYLCGSPYGVDPLSLETLGAEDFLGTLVGDMMAHPKVDEATGELFWFDYGPRPPYLRYGVISADGQVVRTTEIELPGPRLPHDMAITEHYAVLMDLPLVQDIQAAKQGRHKLHFDRSMPSRFGVMPRYGEGSQIRWFEASPCYIYHVVNAWEEGDEVVLDVCRVSKPQPRADAHTPLAKMLSYLRLDAQLHRYRFDLRTGACTETPLDDANTEFPTVDARGVGARNRYSYTVHISPESTLKFDGLVRYDNLAGSKTEYRFGPGRWGSEAPFAPRDGASVDSADGYLVTFVQDERDGRSELDIFDAADLAAGPVARVLLPQRVPLGFHATWVRADQLDSLRA; encoded by the coding sequence ATGACCAGCACCTCCGAACAGCCGCTGATGGTGGCCCGGACGGCGGACGGCGACGAGGCCAACCCCTACCTCCTGGGCGTCTACGCCCCGGTCGGCACCGAGATCGACGCCGAAGACCTGCAGGTCATCGGCGAGATCCCGAAGGACCTCAACGGCGTCTACCTGCGCAACGGCCCCAACCCGCGGTTCGCCCCGGAAGGCCGCTACCACTGGTTCGACGGCGACGGCATGATCCACGCCGTCCACCTGGAGAACGGCAAGGCCCGCTACCGCAACCGCTGGGTCCGCACCAAGGCCTTCGAGGCCGAGTCTGAAGCCGGCAAGGGCCTCTGGACCGGCGTCATGGAGAACCCGAAGGGCAACCCGTTCGGCAACGGCCACGGCCTGGGGCTGAAGGACAACGCCAACACCGACGTCGTCTTCCACCGCGGCCGCATCCTCGCCACCTGGTACCTGTGCGGCTCGCCGTACGGCGTCGACCCGCTCTCCCTGGAGACGCTGGGCGCCGAGGACTTCCTCGGCACACTGGTCGGCGACATGATGGCCCACCCCAAGGTGGACGAGGCCACCGGCGAGCTGTTCTGGTTCGACTACGGCCCGCGCCCGCCCTACCTGCGCTACGGCGTCATCAGCGCGGACGGCCAGGTCGTCAGGACCACCGAGATCGAGCTGCCCGGCCCGCGGCTGCCGCACGACATGGCCATCACCGAGCACTACGCGGTGCTGATGGACCTGCCGCTGGTCCAGGACATCCAGGCCGCGAAACAGGGCCGCCACAAGCTGCACTTCGACCGCTCGATGCCGAGCCGGTTCGGGGTCATGCCACGCTACGGGGAAGGTAGCCAGATCCGCTGGTTCGAAGCCAGCCCGTGCTACATCTACCACGTCGTCAACGCCTGGGAAGAGGGCGACGAAGTCGTCCTCGACGTCTGCCGCGTGAGCAAGCCGCAACCGCGGGCCGACGCGCACACGCCGCTGGCGAAGATGCTGTCCTACCTGCGGCTCGACGCCCAGCTGCACCGCTACCGCTTCGACCTGCGGACCGGCGCGTGCACGGAGACGCCGCTCGACGACGCCAACACCGAGTTCCCGACCGTCGACGCCCGGGGCGTCGGCGCGCGGAACCGGTACTCCTACACGGTGCACATCTCGCCCGAGTCGACGCTGAAGTTCGACGGGCTCGTGCGCTACGACAATCTTGCCGGCTCCAAGACCGAATACCGGTTCGGTCCCGGCCGGTGGGGCAGTGAGGCGCCCTTCGCACCCCGCGATGGCGCATCCGTCGACTCGGCGGACGGTTATCTGGTGACGTTCGTGCAGGACGAGCGGGATGGCCGCTCGGAACTGGACATCTTCGACGCCGCCGATCTCGCTGCCGGACCCGTGGCCAGGGTCCTGCTACCCCAGCGGGTGCCACTCGGATTCCACGCGACGTGGGTCCGGGCGGACCAGCTGGACAGCCTCCGCGCATGA
- a CDS encoding pyridoxamine 5'-phosphate oxidase family protein, with amino-acid sequence MTEPIKTKNLDQYGSAALAWSRARDILVADTPMADLTFFVGTVRPDGRPHSAGVGAVWVDDALYFKAGPGTRRAQNLAANPACTVSVRLRGMDLTLEGEAVQVTDPAVVERVAAVYREGGWPATAEGAALTAPYSAPSAGPAPWPLYRLSLHRAIGLASAEPHGATRWDFAT; translated from the coding sequence ATGACAGAGCCGATCAAGACCAAGAACCTCGACCAGTACGGGTCCGCCGCGCTCGCGTGGAGCCGGGCCCGCGACATCCTCGTCGCCGACACCCCCATGGCCGACCTGACGTTCTTCGTGGGGACGGTGCGCCCCGACGGCCGGCCGCACTCCGCCGGCGTCGGCGCGGTGTGGGTCGACGACGCGCTGTACTTCAAGGCCGGCCCGGGCACCCGCCGGGCCCAGAACCTGGCGGCGAACCCGGCGTGCACCGTGTCGGTGCGGCTGCGCGGCATGGACCTCACCCTGGAGGGCGAGGCCGTCCAGGTTACGGACCCGGCCGTCGTGGAGCGGGTGGCGGCGGTCTACCGCGAGGGCGGCTGGCCGGCCACCGCGGAGGGTGCCGCCCTGACCGCGCCGTACAGCGCCCCGAGCGCCGGACCAGCACCCTGGCCCCTGTACCGCCTCTCCCTGCACCGCGCGATCGGCCTGGCCTCGGCCGAACCCCACGGCGCAACCCGCTGGGACTTCGCAACCTGA
- a CDS encoding TetR family transcriptional regulator, whose product MPTSSSGTGARPRSRAAAGLPAITAERVVSAATQLTSDVGLDNWTLRQLARAVDAYPAVIYHHVGDRDAVVNAVVDRVVGLLELPDPDLPWQVWFTELLAGLRSVLRTYPGCARRLALFGPSVDAATRSIDAGVGVLLTAGFGSESALAYNLMVMTACQFVAMEDDREGALALRIENTEAYATYRERSDLPGMAELGSAMHDLMGDPDLAANYYAQLYDYAVQRCLDGLAHRLEELRDQGSTGLTAT is encoded by the coding sequence ATGCCGACCTCATCCTCGGGCACCGGAGCACGTCCCCGGTCACGAGCCGCAGCGGGACTGCCGGCGATCACGGCCGAACGGGTCGTCAGCGCGGCCACTCAGCTGACCTCCGACGTCGGTCTCGACAACTGGACGCTGCGGCAGCTCGCCCGCGCCGTCGACGCCTACCCGGCGGTGATCTACCACCACGTCGGCGACCGGGACGCGGTGGTGAACGCCGTGGTCGACCGGGTCGTCGGGCTGCTGGAGCTGCCGGACCCGGACCTGCCGTGGCAGGTGTGGTTCACCGAGCTGCTCGCCGGGCTGCGCTCGGTGCTGCGGACCTACCCGGGCTGCGCGCGGCGCCTGGCGCTGTTCGGCCCGTCGGTCGACGCGGCCACCCGCAGCATCGACGCCGGGGTCGGGGTGCTGCTGACCGCCGGTTTCGGCAGCGAGAGCGCGCTCGCCTACAACCTGATGGTGATGACGGCCTGCCAGTTCGTCGCCATGGAGGACGACCGCGAGGGCGCGCTGGCGCTGCGGATCGAGAACACCGAGGCGTACGCGACCTATCGCGAGCGCTCCGACCTGCCCGGGATGGCCGAGCTGGGCTCGGCGATGCACGACCTGATGGGCGACCCAGACCTGGCGGCGAACTACTACGCGCAGCTCTACGACTACGCCGTCCAGCGGTGCCTCGACGGGCTCGCCCACCGCCTCGAAGAGCTGCGTGACCAGGGCTCCACCGGGTTGACAGCGACTTGA
- a CDS encoding DUF5302 domain-containing protein yields MSEPNPSPSGEEEDDVKRKFREALERKQAHARSGASNESGGGKNQHAHGPAANKRTFRRKSG; encoded by the coding sequence ATGAGTGAACCGAATCCCTCGCCCAGCGGCGAGGAGGAGGACGACGTCAAGCGCAAGTTCCGCGAGGCGCTCGAGCGCAAGCAGGCGCACGCGCGCTCCGGTGCGTCGAACGAGAGCGGTGGCGGCAAGAACCAGCACGCCCACGGCCCGGCGGCGAACAAGCGCACGTTCCGGCGCAAGAGCGGCTGA
- a CDS encoding AMP-binding protein: MKERVSADPEGLALVDPPNTTALVGRDPVRWTWNRLDDRVDVLAAFLLARGVRAGDVVAVQLPNCSALVQAFLAIVRIGAIVTPFPVSYREHEMGPMCRRTGAVGVITASRYGEHELAGAALGLGVAAPSVRFVVARGTTNRPARWPGPKNHCPRRISPLWTNTCPHWTSTSTTA, from the coding sequence GTGAAGGAGCGGGTCAGTGCCGACCCGGAGGGTCTCGCGCTGGTCGATCCACCGAACACCACCGCACTGGTCGGACGCGACCCGGTGCGGTGGACCTGGAACCGGCTCGACGACCGTGTCGACGTCCTGGCCGCGTTCCTGCTCGCCAGAGGGGTGCGAGCAGGAGACGTCGTGGCCGTGCAGCTGCCGAACTGCTCGGCCCTGGTCCAGGCGTTCCTCGCGATCGTGCGGATCGGCGCGATCGTCACCCCGTTCCCGGTGTCCTACCGGGAACACGAGATGGGCCCGATGTGCCGGCGCACCGGGGCCGTCGGGGTGATCACCGCATCCAGATACGGCGAGCACGAGCTCGCCGGGGCGGCCCTTGGGCTGGGCGTTGCGGCGCCGTCGGTCCGGTTCGTCGTCGCCCGGGGGACGACGAACCGGCCGGCGCGCTGGCCTGGCCCGAAGAACCACTGTCCACGGCGGATAAGTCCGCTTTGGACGAACACCTGTCCACACTGGACATCGACGTCAACGACTGCGTGA
- a CDS encoding fatty acid--CoA ligase family protein encodes MDEHLSTLDIDVNDCVTICWTSGTEAEPKAVPRCHGDWLATAAGCAQAAGLTSDDVLLSPFPMTNMAGIGGMFLPWLQTGAVFVPHHPFDLPVFLGQLAAERVTYTLAPPALLTMLLHNEKILSGVDISALRQIGSGSAPLSPWLVRTWAQRHGIDIINFFGSNEGTALLSGPIDLPDPDQRASFFPNYAADVTWSTPVAGWTSVRLHDPVSGEHVTEPGRPGVLHIAGPTVFAGYLTRLGEPLDTTAFDDDGHFRTGDVFEIAGERGEFLRYVDRAKDLVIRGGMNISPAEVEGLLAGHPDVADVGVVGVPDAVMGERVCAVVVPGERKPSLEDLVAYLRERKVAAFKLPERLEYAAALPRNPVGKILKRQLRESLE; translated from the coding sequence TTGGACGAACACCTGTCCACACTGGACATCGACGTCAACGACTGCGTGACGATCTGCTGGACGTCCGGCACGGAAGCCGAACCCAAGGCCGTCCCACGCTGTCACGGCGACTGGCTCGCCACCGCGGCCGGCTGCGCGCAGGCCGCCGGCCTCACGAGCGACGACGTCCTGCTGTCGCCGTTCCCGATGACGAACATGGCCGGCATCGGCGGGATGTTCCTGCCGTGGCTGCAGACCGGCGCGGTGTTCGTGCCGCACCACCCGTTCGACCTGCCCGTGTTCCTCGGCCAGCTCGCGGCCGAGCGCGTCACGTACACGCTCGCGCCGCCCGCGTTGCTGACCATGTTGCTGCACAACGAGAAGATCCTGTCCGGAGTGGACATCTCGGCGCTGCGGCAGATCGGCTCCGGCTCGGCGCCGCTCTCGCCGTGGCTGGTCCGCACCTGGGCGCAGCGGCACGGGATCGACATCATCAACTTCTTCGGCTCCAACGAGGGCACCGCGCTGCTGTCCGGCCCGATCGACCTGCCGGACCCGGACCAGCGCGCGAGCTTCTTCCCGAACTACGCCGCCGACGTCACCTGGTCGACCCCGGTCGCCGGCTGGACGTCGGTGCGGCTGCACGACCCGGTGAGCGGTGAGCACGTGACCGAACCCGGGCGGCCCGGCGTGCTGCACATCGCCGGGCCGACGGTGTTCGCCGGGTACCTGACGCGGCTGGGGGAGCCGCTCGACACGACGGCCTTCGACGACGACGGGCACTTCCGCACCGGTGACGTCTTCGAGATCGCCGGCGAGCGCGGCGAGTTCCTGCGCTACGTCGACCGCGCGAAGGACCTGGTCATCCGGGGCGGGATGAACATCTCGCCCGCCGAGGTCGAGGGCCTGCTGGCCGGGCACCCGGACGTCGCGGACGTCGGCGTCGTCGGCGTGCCCGACGCGGTGATGGGCGAACGCGTCTGCGCGGTCGTCGTGCCGGGGGAGCGCAAGCCGTCGCTCGAGGACCTGGTGGCCTACCTGCGCGAGCGGAAGGTCGCCGCGTTCAAGCTGCCGGAACGCCTGGAGTACGCGGCGGCCTTGCCCCGCAACCCGGTGGGGAAGATCCTGAAACGGCAGCTGCGGGAGAGTCTGGAGTGA